A stretch of the Leopardus geoffroyi isolate Oge1 chromosome B2, O.geoffroyi_Oge1_pat1.0, whole genome shotgun sequence genome encodes the following:
- the PPP1R18 gene encoding phostensin, which translates to MATIPDWKLQLLARRRQEEAALRGREKAERERLSQMPAWKRGLLERRRAKLGLSPGEPSPTPGTTEAGPPDPDESAVLLEAIGPVHQNRFIRQERQQQQQQQQQQQQQQRNEELLAERRPGTLEAREQRPSPGEMRDQSPKGRESREERLSPREAREKRIGGARESSPRPSEAWDWRQSPGEAGDKSSRLSEARKWRLSPGETPEWSLRLAEPGEQSPRRKEVVESRLSPAESDNQKMGLTEAHKWRPDSGESQEQSLVQLEISEWRLSLEKRKDCSEECGRKEERPIPTLASEEITELSETLSREAPESSSGEVEAAEQRRSPVQDGERGLRLTEGWKWTLNSGKVREWTPRDTETQIQKPVPPESAEKYLGPFGTEAGEGEAEKEKAGALGRPLRTLQNCSSVPSPFPPEDAGTGGSRGQEEEAVQPRPPPAAPLSPPPPAPPAPQSPGDPLMNRLFYGVKAGPGVGAPRRSGHTFTVNPRRSLPPAAPTTPPATPATADVAVPGAGKKRYPTAEEILVLGGYLRLSRSCLVKGSPERHHKQLKISFSETALETTYQYPSESSVLEELGPEPEAPSTPSPPAAQPDDEEDEEELLLLQRELQGGLRTKALIVDESCRR; encoded by the exons ATGGCCACCATCCCAGACTGGAAGCTACAGCTGCTAGCCCGGCGACGGCAGGAGGAGGCAGCCCTTCGTGGCCGGGAGAAGGCAGAGCGGGAGCGTCTGTCCCAGATGCCAGCCTGGAAGCGGGGGCTCCTGGAGCGCCGCCGGGCCAAGCTTGGTCTGTCTCCTGGGGAGCCTAGCCCTACACCTGGGACTACAGAGGCTGGACCTCCAGACCCAGATGAGTCGGCTGTCCTCCTAGAGGCCATTGGGCCAGTGCACCAGAACCGATTCATTCGGCAGGagcgccagcagcagcagcagcagcagcagcagcagcagcagcagcagcgtaATGAAGAACTACTTGCAGAAAGAAGGCCTGGGACTTTGGAGGCCAGGGAGCAGAGACCCAGCCCTGGGGAGATGCGGGATCAGAGCCCCAAGGGAAGAGAGTCGAGAGAAGAGCGGCTCAGTCCcagggaggccagagagaagaGGATAGGGGGAGCCCGAGAGTCGAGCCCCAGGCCTTCAGAGGCTTGGGACTGGAGGCAGAGCCCAGGAGAGGCTGGAGATAAGAGCTCCAGACTGTCAGAAGCGCGGAAATGGAGGCTGAGCCCGGGAGAAACTCCAGAGTGGAGTCTGAGACTGGCAGAGCCTGGAGAACAAAGCCCGAGGAGAAAAGAGGTGGTGGAAAGTAGACTGAGCCCAGCGGAGTCTGACAACCAGAAGATGGGCCTGACAGAGGCCCATAAATGGAGGCCCGACTCTGGAGAGTCTCAGGAACAGAGTTTGGTACAACTGGAGATATCAGAGTGGAGGCTGagcttagaaaaaagaaaagactgctCAGAGGAAtgtgggagaaaagaagagaggccAATTCCAACGCTGGCCTCAGAAGAGATTACAGAGCTGTCAGAGACCCTGAGTAGGGAGGCTCCAGAGAGCAGCTCTGGAGAAGTGGAGGCAGCAGAACAAAGGCGTAGTCCTGTGCAGGATGGTGAGAGGGGACTGAGGCTGACAGAAGGATGGAAATGGACCCTGAATTCTGGGAAGGTTCGAGAATGGACACCCAGGGACACAGAGACTCAAATTCAGAAACCAGTCCCCCCAGAGTCTGCTGAGAAGTATCTGGGACCCTTTGGTACAGAGGCTGGAGAAGGCGAGGCTGAGAAGGAGAAGGCGGGGGCTCTGGGCAGGCCTTTGAGAACCCTGCAGAACTGcagctctgtgccctcccccttcccaccagAGGACGCTGGGACTGGAGGCTCTagagggcaggaagaggaagcagtGCAACCCCGGCCCCCACCAGCagcccctctgtctcccccacccccagccccacctgctccCCAGTCCCCTGGGGATCCCCTCATGAACCGACTGTTCTATGGGGTGAAGgcagggccaggggtgggggcccCTCGCCGCAGTGGACACACCTTCACAGTCAACCCCCGGCGGTccctgccccctgcagccccCACCACTCCTCCGGCCACCCCAGCCACAGCTGATGTTGCAGTCCCCGGAGCTGGGAAGAAGCGGTACCCAACTGCTGAGGAGATCTTGGTTCTGGGGGGCTACCTCCGTCTCAGCCGCAGCTGCCTTGTCAAGGGGTCCCCTGAAAGGCATCACAAACAG CTCAAGATCTCCTTCAGCGAGACAGCATTGGAGACCACGTATCAATACCCCTCTGAAAGTTCAGTGCTGGAGGAGCtgggcccagagcctgaggcTCCCAgtacccccagccccccagcggCCCAACCCGATGACGAAGAGGATGAGGAAGAGTTGTTGCTGCTACAACGGGAGCTCCAGGGCGGCCTGCGCACCAAGGCCCTGATCGTGG ATGAGTCCTGCCGGAGGTGA
- the DHX16 gene encoding pre-mRNA-splicing factor ATP-dependent RNA helicase DHX16 isoform X1, which translates to MATPAGLERWVQDELHSVLGLSERHVAQFLIGTAQRCASAEEFVQRLRDTDTLDLSGPARDFALRLWNKVPRKAVVEKPARVAEREARALLEKNLSYKLLEDSEESSEETVGRAGSNVQKKRKKRKHLRKKRQDEEEEEEQEVSEKEKRKTGGSKQLTEKSESEDEWERTERERLQDLEERDAFAERVRQRDKDRTRNVLERSDKKAYEEAQKRLKMAEEDRKAMVPELRKKSRREYLAKREREKLEDLEAELADEEFLFGDVELSRHERRELKYKRRVRDLAREYRAAGEQEKLEATNRYHMPEETRGQPARAMDLVEEESGAPGEEQRRWEEARLGAASLKFGARDAASQKPKYQLVLEEEETIEFVRATQLQGDEEPSGPPPPTQAQQKESIQAVRRSLPVFPFREELLAAIANHQVLIIEGETGSGKTTQIPQYLFEEGYTKKGMKIACTQPRRVAAMSVAARVAREMGVKLGNEVGYSIRFEDCTSERTVLRYMTDGMLLREFLSEPDLASYSVVMVDEAHERTLHTDILFGLIKDVARFRPELKVLVASATLDTARFSTFFDDAPVFRIPGRRFPVDIFYTKAPEADYLEACVVSVLQIHVTQPPGDILVFLTGQEEIEAACEMLQDRCRRLGSKIRELLVLPIYANLPSDMQARIFQPTPPGARKVVVATNIAETSLTIEGIIYVLDPGFCKQKSYNPRTGMESLTVTPCSKASANQRAGRAGRVAAGKCFRLYTAWAYQHELEETTVPEIQRTSLGNVVLLLKSLGIHDLMHFDFLDPPPYETLLLALEQLYALGALNHLGELTTSGRKMAELPVDPMLSKMILASEKYSCSEEILTVAAMLSVNNSIFYRPKDKVVHADNARVNFFLPGGDHLVLLNVYTQWAESGYSSQWCYENFVQFRSMRRARDVREQLEGLLERVEVGLSSCQGDYIRVRKAITAGYFYHTARLTRSGYRTVKQQQTVFIHPNSSLFEEQPRWLLYHELVLTTKEFMRQVLEIESSWLLEVAPHYYKAKELEDPHSKKMPKKIGKTREELG; encoded by the exons ATGGCGACGCCAGCTGGGCTGGAGCGCTGGGTGCAGGACGAGCTGCACTCGGTGTTGGGGTTGAGCGAACGGCATGTAGCCCAATTTCTGATCGGTACCGCGCAGCGCTGTGCCTCGGCCGAGGAGTTCGTGCAGCGCCTCCGAGACACCGATACTCTGGACCTCAGCGGGCCGGCCCGGGACTTCGCCCTGAGACTCTGGAACAAG GTACCACGGAAGGCAGTGGTAGAAAAGCCAGCTCGAGTGGCAGAGCGAGAGGCCCGAGCCCTGCTAGAGAAGAACCTATCCTATAAGTTGCTGGAAGACAGTGAGGAGAGCAGTGAGGAGACCGTAGGTAGAGCTGGGAGCAATGTCCAGAAGAAGCGTAAAAAACGGAAACACCTCAGGAAGAAACGTcaggatgaagaggaagaagaggagcaAGAGGTTtctgagaaggagaagagaaagacagg AGGAAGTAAACAGCTGACTGAGAAGTCAGAGTCGGAGGATGAGTGGGAGAGGACTGAGCGAGAGCGCCTTCAGGACCTGGAGGAACGTGATGCCTTTGCTGAGAGGGTTCGGCAGCGGGACAAGGATCGGACTCGAAATGTCCTGGAGCGGTCAGACAAGAAG GCTTATGAAGAGGCTCAGAAGCGCCTCAAGATGGCTGAGGAAGACCGGAAAGCCATG GTCCCTGAGCTGCGGAAGAAATCCCGCCGAGAGTACTTGGCTAAGAGGGAACGAGAGAAACTTGAGGATCTGGAGGCTGAGCTGGCTGATGAGGAGTTCCTTTTTGGGGATGTGGAGCTGAGCCGACATGAGCGGCGGGAGCTCAAATACAAGCGGCGAGTGCGGGACTTGGCCCGAGAGTACCGGGCTGCTGGGGAGCAGGAGAAGCTGGAGGCCACCAATCGTTACCATATGCCTGAGGAGACCCGAGGACAG CCAGCACGAGCTATGGATCTAGTGGAGGAGGAAtcaggtgcccctggggaggAGCAGCGGCGCTGGGAGGAGGCCCGGCTGGGGGCAGCGTCCCTGAAATTTGGGGCCCGAGATGCTGCCTCCCAGAAGCCCAAGTATCAGCTGgtgctggaggaagaggagaccATCGAGTTTGTCCGGGCCACTCAGCTCCAGGGTGACGAG gAGCCATCAGGCCCACCACCTCCAACCCAGGCTCAGCAGAAAGAGTCCATCCAGGCTGTCCGCCGCAGCCTCCCAGTGTTCCCATTCCGTGAGGAGCTCCTGGCTGCTATTGCTAATCATCAGGTCCTCATCATCGAGGGTGAGACAGGCTCCGGGAAGACCACCCAGATCCCGCAGTATCTCTTTGAGGAG GGTTACACAAAGAAGGGAATGAAGATTGCCTGCACCCAGCCCCGGAGAGTGGCAGCCATGAGTGTGGCTGCCCGAGTGGCCCGGGAGATGGGTGTGAAGCTTGGGAATGAG GTTGGCTATAGCATCCGCTTTGAGGACTGCACGTCGGAGCGAACTGTCCTCCGCTACATGACAGATGGGATGCTCCTCCGGGAGTTCCTCTCTGAACCTGACCTTGCAAGTTACAG CGTGGTGATGGTAGATGAGGCTCATGAACGGACCCTACACACAGACATTCTCTTTGGGTTGATCAAGGATGTTGCTCGCTTCCGGCCTGAGCTGAAGGTCTTGGTGGCTTCAGCCACACTGGACACTGCCCGTTTTTCCACCTTCTTTGATGACGCCCCTGTCTTCCGAATCCCTGGACGCAGGTTTCCAGTTGACATCTTCTATACCAAG GCTCCAGAGGCTGACTACCTGGAAGCTTGTGTGGTGTCTGTGCTGCAGATCCATGTGACCCAGCCTCCCGGGGATATCCTGGTGTTCCTGAcaggacag GAGGAGATTGAGGCCGCCTGTGAGATGCTCCAGGATCGCTGCCGCCGCCTGGGCTCCAAAATCCGGGAGCTCTTGGTATTACCCATTTATGCCAACCTACCTTCTGACATGCAAGCTCGAATCTTCCAGCCCACACCCCCTGGGGCACGAAAG GTGGTTGTGGCAACAAACATCGCTGAGACGTCACTCACCATTGAGGGCATCATTTATGTGCTGGATCCAGGGTTCTGTAAGCAGAAGAGCTACAACCCTCGCACAGGCATGGAATCCCTCACTGTCACACCCTGCAGCAAG gcCTCAGCCAATCAACGAGCTGGTCGGGCGGGTCGGGTGGCTGCAGGGAAGTGCTTCCGCCTGTATACCGCCTGGGCCTATCAGCATGAGCTGGAGGAAACCACTGTGCCAGAGATCCAGAGGACCAGCCTGGGCAATGTTGTGTTGCTGCTCAAGAGCTTAG GGATCCATGACCTAATGCACTTTGATTTCCTGGACCCTCCACCATATGAGACCCTGCTGCTGGCCTTGGAGCAGTTGTATGCTCTGGGAGCCCTCAACCACCTTGGGGAGCTCACCACG tCTGGTCGAAAGATGGCAGAGCTACCGGTGGATCCCATGCTATCTAAAATGATCTTGGCCTCTGAAAA gtATAGCTGTTCAGAAGAGATCCTGACAGTGGCTGCCATGCTCTCTGTCAACAATTCCATCTTCTACAGACCCAAGGACAAGGTCGTCCATGCCGACAATGCCCGTGTCAACTTTTTCCTCCCTGGTGGGGACCACCTGGTTCTGCTAAACGTTTATACACAG TGGGCTGAGAGTGGTTACTCTTCCCAGTGGTGCTATGAAAACTTTGTACAGTTCAGATCAATGCGCCGAGCCAGGGATGTGCGGGAACAGCTGGAGGGGCTCTTGGAACGAGTGGAAGTTGGTCTCAGCTCCTGCCAAGGGGACTATATTCGTGTACGCAAG GCCATCACAGCTGGTTACTTTTACCACACGGCGCGACTGACTCGTAGTGGCTATCGCACAGTCAAACAACAGCAGACAGTGTTCATTCACCCCAACTCCTCTCTCTTTGAGGAACAGCCACGCTGGCTGCTCTACCATGAACTTGTCTTGACCACCAAGGAATTCATGAGACAG GTATTAGAGATTGAAAGCAGTTGGCTTCTGGAGGTAGCTCCCCACTATTATAAGGCCAAGGAGCTAGAAGATCCCCATTCtaagaaaatgccaaaaaaaatagGCAAGACACGAGAAGAGCTAGGGTAA
- the DHX16 gene encoding pre-mRNA-splicing factor ATP-dependent RNA helicase DHX16 isoform X2, translating into MLPPRSPSISWCWRKRRPSSLSGPLSSRVTRSHQAHHLQPRLSRKSPSRLSAAASQCSHSVRSSWLLLLIIRSSSSRGYTKKGMKIACTQPRRVAAMSVAARVAREMGVKLGNEVGYSIRFEDCTSERTVLRYMTDGMLLREFLSEPDLASYSVVMVDEAHERTLHTDILFGLIKDVARFRPELKVLVASATLDTARFSTFFDDAPVFRIPGRRFPVDIFYTKAPEADYLEACVVSVLQIHVTQPPGDILVFLTGQEEIEAACEMLQDRCRRLGSKIRELLVLPIYANLPSDMQARIFQPTPPGARKVVVATNIAETSLTIEGIIYVLDPGFCKQKSYNPRTGMESLTVTPCSKASANQRAGRAGRVAAGKCFRLYTAWAYQHELEETTVPEIQRTSLGNVVLLLKSLGIHDLMHFDFLDPPPYETLLLALEQLYALGALNHLGELTTSGRKMAELPVDPMLSKMILASEKYSCSEEILTVAAMLSVNNSIFYRPKDKVVHADNARVNFFLPGGDHLVLLNVYTQWAESGYSSQWCYENFVQFRSMRRARDVREQLEGLLERVEVGLSSCQGDYIRVRKAITAGYFYHTARLTRSGYRTVKQQQTVFIHPNSSLFEEQPRWLLYHELVLTTKEFMRQVLEIESSWLLEVAPHYYKAKELEDPHSKKMPKKIGKTREELG; encoded by the exons ATGCTGCCTCCCAGAAGCCCAAGTATCAGCTGgtgctggaggaagaggagaccATCGAGTTTGTCCGGGCCACTCAGCTCCAGGGTGACGAG gAGCCATCAGGCCCACCACCTCCAACCCAGGCTCAGCAGAAAGAGTCCATCCAGGCTGTCCGCCGCAGCCTCCCAGTGTTCCCATTCCGTGAGGAGCTCCTGGCTGCTATTGCTAATCATCAGGTCCTCATCATCGAGG GGTTACACAAAGAAGGGAATGAAGATTGCCTGCACCCAGCCCCGGAGAGTGGCAGCCATGAGTGTGGCTGCCCGAGTGGCCCGGGAGATGGGTGTGAAGCTTGGGAATGAG GTTGGCTATAGCATCCGCTTTGAGGACTGCACGTCGGAGCGAACTGTCCTCCGCTACATGACAGATGGGATGCTCCTCCGGGAGTTCCTCTCTGAACCTGACCTTGCAAGTTACAG CGTGGTGATGGTAGATGAGGCTCATGAACGGACCCTACACACAGACATTCTCTTTGGGTTGATCAAGGATGTTGCTCGCTTCCGGCCTGAGCTGAAGGTCTTGGTGGCTTCAGCCACACTGGACACTGCCCGTTTTTCCACCTTCTTTGATGACGCCCCTGTCTTCCGAATCCCTGGACGCAGGTTTCCAGTTGACATCTTCTATACCAAG GCTCCAGAGGCTGACTACCTGGAAGCTTGTGTGGTGTCTGTGCTGCAGATCCATGTGACCCAGCCTCCCGGGGATATCCTGGTGTTCCTGAcaggacag GAGGAGATTGAGGCCGCCTGTGAGATGCTCCAGGATCGCTGCCGCCGCCTGGGCTCCAAAATCCGGGAGCTCTTGGTATTACCCATTTATGCCAACCTACCTTCTGACATGCAAGCTCGAATCTTCCAGCCCACACCCCCTGGGGCACGAAAG GTGGTTGTGGCAACAAACATCGCTGAGACGTCACTCACCATTGAGGGCATCATTTATGTGCTGGATCCAGGGTTCTGTAAGCAGAAGAGCTACAACCCTCGCACAGGCATGGAATCCCTCACTGTCACACCCTGCAGCAAG gcCTCAGCCAATCAACGAGCTGGTCGGGCGGGTCGGGTGGCTGCAGGGAAGTGCTTCCGCCTGTATACCGCCTGGGCCTATCAGCATGAGCTGGAGGAAACCACTGTGCCAGAGATCCAGAGGACCAGCCTGGGCAATGTTGTGTTGCTGCTCAAGAGCTTAG GGATCCATGACCTAATGCACTTTGATTTCCTGGACCCTCCACCATATGAGACCCTGCTGCTGGCCTTGGAGCAGTTGTATGCTCTGGGAGCCCTCAACCACCTTGGGGAGCTCACCACG tCTGGTCGAAAGATGGCAGAGCTACCGGTGGATCCCATGCTATCTAAAATGATCTTGGCCTCTGAAAA gtATAGCTGTTCAGAAGAGATCCTGACAGTGGCTGCCATGCTCTCTGTCAACAATTCCATCTTCTACAGACCCAAGGACAAGGTCGTCCATGCCGACAATGCCCGTGTCAACTTTTTCCTCCCTGGTGGGGACCACCTGGTTCTGCTAAACGTTTATACACAG TGGGCTGAGAGTGGTTACTCTTCCCAGTGGTGCTATGAAAACTTTGTACAGTTCAGATCAATGCGCCGAGCCAGGGATGTGCGGGAACAGCTGGAGGGGCTCTTGGAACGAGTGGAAGTTGGTCTCAGCTCCTGCCAAGGGGACTATATTCGTGTACGCAAG GCCATCACAGCTGGTTACTTTTACCACACGGCGCGACTGACTCGTAGTGGCTATCGCACAGTCAAACAACAGCAGACAGTGTTCATTCACCCCAACTCCTCTCTCTTTGAGGAACAGCCACGCTGGCTGCTCTACCATGAACTTGTCTTGACCACCAAGGAATTCATGAGACAG GTATTAGAGATTGAAAGCAGTTGGCTTCTGGAGGTAGCTCCCCACTATTATAAGGCCAAGGAGCTAGAAGATCCCCATTCtaagaaaatgccaaaaaaaatagGCAAGACACGAGAAGAGCTAGGGTAA